The Bifidobacterium asteroides genomic interval GGACCTGCCGGACATCCTGGGCTTGAGGCGCGACGAAACTCATGCGTTCCAGTCTACGCAAACCAGGTCACCGAATGCCTCGCTCGGGCATCCGCGGCGATTCAGACTTGACGCTGTGCGCGCATCCTCTTCTTGTAACGGCGGCGCTCCCGTTCACTCATGCCGCCCCAGATGCCGAAGCGCTCGTCGTGTTCGACCGCCCAGTCCAGGCACTGCTTGCGGACGGTGCAGTCGGCGCAGACCCTCTTGGCCTCCTGGGTGGAGCCTCCCTTGCCCGGGAAGAACGCTTCCGGATCGGTCTGCGCACAGAGCGCCTCGCTTCGCCAGGATGGTCCGACGTTGACTTCGAACCACTGCATCAGCGGCGTCAGTCTGTTTTTAGTTGTACTGCTATACCGAGTGTCAACAAATCCACTCATAGCGACCCCCCAGTCCCTAGTGTGTTTACACACTTTCATTACAGCTGCTGCAGGGGCCTTCTGTCAACCCCTAAATATCTGCCAGCGCAACTGAGCAACACATGCAGGGAGCCATATCGCCCGAAGAGGAGCTGCGGATGGGGGTCAGACTATACTATGACTGGTTCAAGCACGCTTCGCCGCCATCCCGGTTCTTCCCGCCGGAATGACCCCTACAGCGACAGCCGATGAGGAAGGCATACCATTGACGTCCCCAACCAGAAAGATGGGTCTGCCCAACATCAAGGCGGGCAGGAACGGCAAGCCCCAGCACAGCGACGGGTTCCGCAGCAGCCACCGTCTGCGCACGGGCATCTGTCTGGCTCTTACCTTCGTTCTTTGTTTCGTGGCCTCGACGGTGGCGGCCTTCTGGACCGACATCAACGGTCACATGCACGTGCTCGAGCCCGTCAGCCTGGCTCAAACCCACAAGGCCCCGGAGGACATCTACAAGGGCAAAACCCTG includes:
- a CDS encoding WhiB family transcriptional regulator, whose product is MQWFEVNVGPSWRSEALCAQTDPEAFFPGKGGSTQEAKRVCADCTVRKQCLDWAVEHDERFGIWGGMSERERRRYKKRMRAQRQV